The following coding sequences are from one Plasmodium knowlesi strain H genome assembly, chromosome: 9 window:
- a CDS encoding ATP-dependent (S)-NAD(P)H-hydrate dehydratase, putative, whose translation MEEYSVSADPQLSRDHLNRKLPNETLYRLQQYVVPELSLQDYKGCGGKICVVGGNEVYSGAPFLSAMSALKLGADLSFVITAQENGIPLKCYSPEIIVYPYLYSQKSKINKIPGEELKKCTHYLANRIDCCVLGPGLGSIDEVTNDCLSYIIKKMIKKNIFLILDADIIEFVLTTKDIFSLIQNYPHCLFTPNKNEFKKIISLLTEDGQSLKFEDLTTDQIVHQGHTLMQMFHGPKIMIKGFYDVFISRNFFFVSSVQDPCLKRLAGLGDVLTGLIAVFLSWARKKKDKFSPTLQEAFHVDSTDGQNECLDALSAFCGSYFLKYICREEFKKYHRGLIASDVIKGIPHYFHFLYDGGHEPTSPDYQFPFHA comes from the exons TTGTCTAGGGACCACTTGAATAGGAAACTCCCAA ACGAAACACTGTACCGCCTCCAACAGTACGTTGTGCCGGAGTTGTCCCTCCAGGACTACAAAGGATgcggaggaaaaatatgcgTTGTCGGTGGAAACGAAGTATACAGCGGTGCCCCCTTCCTATCAGCCATGAGCGCCTTAAAACTTGGAGCTGATTTATCCTTCGTTATAACAGCACAGGAAAATGGGATCCCCCTCAAGTGCTACAGTCCGGAAATAATTGTCTACCCATACTTATACAGCCAAAAatcaaaaataaacaaaatcCCAGgggaagaattaaaaaaatgcacacattatTTGGCCAATCGAATTGATTGTTGTGTTTTGGGGCCAGGTCTTGGGTCCATCGATGAGGTGACCAACGACTGCCTCAgctatataataaaaaaaatgataaaaaaaaacatcttcCTAATTCTCGACGCAGATATTATTGAATTTGTTTTAACCACTaaggatattttttctttaatacaAAATTATCCGCATTGTTTATTTACcccaaataaaaatgaattcaagaaaattatttctctTCTGACGGAGGATGGTCAGAGTTTGAAGTTTGAAGACTTAACCACGGATCAAATTGTTCATCAGGGTCATACCTTGATGCAAATGTTTCATGGTCCCAAAATAATGATAAAGGGTTTTTACGATGTGTTTATTtctaggaatttttttttcgtttcttccGTTCAGGACCCGTGTTTGAAGAGGTTGGCTGGGCTGGGCGACGTTCTG ACCGGACTGATAGCCGTTTTCCTCTCCTGGgcaaggaagaagaaggataagTTTTCTCCAACTCTGCAGGAGGCATTCCATGTGGACTCCACAGATGGACAGAACGAATGTCTGGATGCACTCTCGGCCTTTTGTGGTAGTTACttcttaaaatatatatgcagagaagaatttaaaaagtatCACCGGGGGCTCATCGCTTCGGATGTTATAAAAGGAATTCCCCACTATTTCCACTTCCTGTACGATGGTGGGCATGAGCCGACATCCCCCGATTATCAATTCCCCTTTCATGCCTAG